The following proteins are co-located in the Perca fluviatilis chromosome 22, GENO_Pfluv_1.0, whole genome shotgun sequence genome:
- the LOC120552589 gene encoding E3 ubiquitin/ISG15 ligase TRIM25-like yields the protein MAAVSILSSEDPFLCSICLDMFTDPVTIPCGHNFCKNCITEHWNTNNQYLCPMCKKVFNTRPELHVNTLISGMIAQFRQSAQQKASNSSDQQVSKPGEVPCDVCTGTKLKALKSCLGCLVSYCETHLEPHLTASRLKRHQLIDPVENLEGRMCREHDKPLELFCKTDQTCVCMLCTVLDHKMHDVVSLKEEHEGKKAELGKTGAEIQQMIQKRRLKIQDIKHSVGLSEEDADREIAEGVQVFTSLKESVERGQYDDILVINKLVS from the coding sequence ATGGCTGCTGTGAGCATTCTCTCATCTGAAGATCCgtttctgtgctccatctgtctggatatGTTTACTGATCCTGTCACCATACCATGTGGTCACAATTTCTGCAAAAACTGCATCACTGAACATTGGAATACCAATAACCAGTACCTGTGTCCGATGTGTAAAAAGGTTTTCAACACAAGACCTGAGCTGCACGTCAACACTTTAATCTCTGGGATGATTGCTCAGTTCAGACAGTCAGCTCAACAGAAAGCCAGCAACAGCTCAGACCAACAAGTGtccaaaccaggagaagttccctgtgacgtctgcactggaaccaaactgaaggccctgaagtcctgcctggggtgtctggtctcctactgcgagactcacctggagcctcatctgacagcttcacgtctgaaaagacatcagctgatcgACCCTGTGGAGAACCTGGAAGGCAGGATGTGTAGGGAGCACGATAAAcctctggagctgttctgtaagaccgaccagacatgtgtctgcatgctctgcACTGTTTTAGATCACAAGATGCATGATGTTGTTTCTCTGAAAGAAGAACATGAAGGAAAGAAGGCCGAGCTGGGGAAGACAGGGGCTGAAATTCagcagatgatccagaagagacgaTTGAAGATTCAGGATATCAAACACTCAGTCGGcctcagtgaggaagatgcagacagagagatagcagaaggtgttcaggtcttcactTCTCTGAAGGAGTCGGTTGAGAGAGGACAATATGATGATATACTGGTTATTAACAAGCTGGTCAGCTAA